The following are encoded in a window of Panicum virgatum strain AP13 chromosome 5N, P.virgatum_v5, whole genome shotgun sequence genomic DNA:
- the LOC120676011 gene encoding neutral ceramidase-like produces the protein MMGPPSPSRCQLHGPGSAMIRRRCLFFLLLLALQSYCRPALAASPYLVGMGSYDITGPAADVNMMGYASSEQIAAGIHFRLKARAFIVAEPDGKRAVFVNLDACMASQLVTIKVLERLKARYGDLYNENNVAISGIHTHAGPGGYLQYVVYIVTSLGFVRQSFDVIVDGIEQTIVEAHNNLRPGKIYVNKGDLLDAGVNRSPSAYLNNPAEERSKYQYNVDKEMTLIKFVDDELGPIGSFNWFATHGTSMSRTNSLISGDNKGAAARFMEDWAEENVIPNQAAHASSGNPRRVSALISEPNEITDDLVRLASSYKASGGRQISSSDITRRIRSNQQNKPKFVSAFCQSNCGDVSPNVLGAFCIDTGLPCDFNHSTCNGKNELCYGRGPGYPDEFESTRIIGNRQFLKAVNLFDSASEEIQGKVDYRHTYLDFSQLKVNVPTSTGGQQVVETCPAAMGFAFAAGTTDGPGAFDFKQGDAKGNAFWRLVRDAIRPPGPEQVKCQAPKPILLDTGEMKVPYDWAPAILPIQIIRIGQLVILCVPGEFTTMAGRRLRDAVKNILTNSSQFDNNIHVVLAGLTNTYSQYITTYEEYQVQRYEGASTLYGPHTLSAYIQEFQRLATAMVSNKEVPTNLQPPDLLNRQIELLPGVIVDKTPPGVTFGDVSSDVPANSTFRKGSTVNATFYSACPRNDLLTDGTFALVEKLDGGSDWVPAYDDDDWSLRFKWSRPLRLSANSFATLEWTIPEDAPLGVYRLRHFGASKPLIGSIKYFTGTSSAFVVR, from the exons ATGATGGGGCCACCATCTCCCTCCCGCTGCCAGCTTCACGGCCCAGGCTCTGCCATGATACGGCGGCGAtgtctcttcttcctcctgctgcttgctcttCAGAGTTACTGCCGCCCGGCGCTTGCAGCCTCGCCGTATCTGGTCGGCATGGGCAGCTACGACATAACGGGGCCCGCAGCAGACGTCAACATGATGGGGTACGCGAGCTCCGAGCAGATCGCGGCAGGGATTCACTTCAGGCTCAAGGCACGCGCGTTCATCGTCGCCGAGCCGGATGGCAAGCGTGCCGTCTTTGTCAACCTTGATGCCTGCATGGCGTCGCAGCTAGTCACCATAAAGGTGCTTGAGAGGCTAAAAGCAAG GTACGGTGATCTTTATAACGAGAACAATGTGGCTATCAGCGGAATACACACTCATGCCGGGCCTGGAGGTTATCTGCAGTATGTGGTTTACATTGTCACATCTCTTGGGTTTGTTCGCCAATCCTTCGACGTAATCGTCGACGGCATTGAGCAAACCATTGTTGAAGCTCACAACAATCTCCGTCCAGGGAAAATATATGTGAACAAAG GTGACCTCCTTGACGCTGGTGTGAATCGCAGCCCCAGCGCGTACCTAAACAACCCAGCTGAGGAAAGAAGCAAATATCAGTACAATGTTGATAAGGAAATGACCCTTATCAAATTTGTAGATGATGAACTTGGTCCAATTGGGAGTTTCAATTGGTttgcaacccatggaacatcaATGAGTCGTACAAATTCTTTGATTAGTGGCGATAACAAAGGTGCAGCTGCACGTTTCATGGAAGATTGGGCGGAAGAAAATGTCATCCCAAATCAGGCTGCTCATGCAAGCTCTGGAAATCCGAGAAGAGTCTCTGCACTAATTTCTGAACCCAATGAGATAA CTGATGACTTAGTACGATTGGCATCGTCTTACAAGGCCTCCGGTGGAAGGCAAATATCAAGTTCAGATATCACCAGGCGTATTAGAAGCAATCAACAAAATAAGCCTAAATTTGTCTCTGCATTCTGCCAGTCAAACTGTGGAGATGTTAGTCCGAATGTcttgggagcattttgtataGATACTGGCCTTCCTTGCGACTTCAATCACAGTACATGTAATGGGAAGAATGAGCTATGCtatggacgaggcccagg ATACCCTGATGAATTTGAAAGTACCCGTATAATTGGCAATAGGCAATTTCTCAAGGCTGTTAATCTTTTCGATTCAGCATCTGAAGAAATACAGGGCAAAGTTGACTACAGGCATACTTACCTAGATTTCTCGCAACTAAAAGTGAATGTTCCTACAAGTACAGGAGGTCAGCAGGTAGTGGAAACATGCCCAGCAGCCATGGGGTTTGCCTTTGCAGCTGGAACCACAGATGGTCCTGGAGCTTTTGATTTTAAACAAGGAGACGCCAAG GGAAACGCTTTCTGGAGGTTAGTACGGGATGCAATTAGGCCACCGGGGCCAGAGCAAGTGAAATGTCAGGCTCCGAAACCAATACTTCTAGACACGGGTGAAATGAAGGTTCCATACGATTGGGCA CCTGCGATTCTTCCAATTCAGATCATAAGAATAGGCCAGCTGGTTATCTTGTGTGTCCCCGGAG AGTTCACAACAATGGCTGGGAGGCGACTACGTGATGCAGTCAAAAATATACTTACGAATAGTAGTCAATTTGATAACAATATTCATGTTGTCCTTGCGGGTCTAACAAACACCTATTCCCAGTATATTACAACTTACGAAGAATATCAGGTGCAAAGATATGAG GGAGCATCAACGTTGTACGGCCCCCACACCTTAAGTGCCTACATTCAAGAGTTTCAGAGACTTGCTACAGCTATGGTCTCAAACAAAGAGGTCCCAACAAATTTGCAGCCTCCTGATCTGCTGAACAGACAAATTGAGCTGCTCCCAGGTGTTATAGTCGACAAGACACCTCCTGGCGTCACGTTTGGAGATGTCAGTTCGGACGTTCCTGCAAACTCCACTTTCAGGAAGGGCAGCACTGTGAACGCTACATTCTATTCAGCCTGCCCAAGGAATGACCTCCTCACTGACGGTACCTTCGCACTGGTTGAGAAGCTGGATGGTGGCAGCGATTGGGTCCCTGCCTATGATGACGACGATTGGTCACTGCGCTTCAAGTGGTCAAGGCCATTACGATTGAGTGCAAAC